A single Bacteroidales bacterium DNA region contains:
- the ccsA gene encoding cytochrome c biogenesis protein CcsA, with the protein MKRNLYRLISSHWTTIVLLLLYATGLAVATFIEKYYGTDMARRLVYFSPVFFLLQLLLILNFIFIVLKNKYLKQGKWGMLLLHGALTIILAGALITHLFSEEGYIHIREGEKSDRFHVQSFGTTIVKTLPFSLELLDFTLHRYPGSGSPSSYESELRVYTREKVFDALVYMNHTLDVDGYRFFQASFDKDEKGTVLSVNKDVCGRSVTYAGYLLLFAGFILCFTGKNSRLRVLFRMLKKTTVTIIFVLCIFRMHVYASGQPGLIPGIENFPVDREHAKAFGTLALQSSYGRIVPVNTFSSEILRKLYHSDRIGAMDADQFLLSLLIVPELWSEQPLIHVTNKELIHSLNLSGKKCAYADLFDANGNYKLEGSVNQVYGKTPTERSKLDKDLLKLDEKANILLQLFDLQLLHLFPDAGHPDHPWYSPGDDLSVFSGMDSVFVSRIMGWYLMEVRKATQTGEWQRADEVLEMISTYQSAKCRPGDIDNKKIQAELKYNRMNIFSLSKRFYLMSGVFLLVLGCLSWNRKSRYLLVGKWLLSAIIIACFLFHTYGICLRWYIGEHAPFSNSYETMVYVGWATVLAGLLFISRSTVTLALATLFGGVILFVSGLNWMDPQITPLVPVLKSPWLMFHVAVIVAAYGFMGISFLIGATNLGIMTFGNKKNITVLQRIGELSIINEISLLTGLILMTTGTFLGAIWANESWGRYWGWDPKETWALVTIVVYAVATHLRMAKRYYNLWIFNVLSVFAFASVLMTFFGVNYFLSGMHSYGSNSNVNAIFVYLYVAGGLLLLLSVVSYRSYKTLHPASGKSVDPVVSPDSSTINHNHI; encoded by the coding sequence GTGAAGAGGAACTTATACCGGTTGATTTCATCCCATTGGACTACCATTGTCCTGTTACTGCTATATGCAACAGGCTTGGCGGTGGCTACTTTCATTGAAAAATACTACGGAACAGATATGGCCAGGCGGCTCGTTTATTTTTCACCGGTATTTTTCCTGCTACAGCTTCTGTTGATCTTAAATTTCATCTTTATTGTTCTAAAAAATAAATACCTGAAACAGGGAAAATGGGGGATGCTGCTGCTACATGGGGCCTTAACCATTATTCTGGCAGGAGCCCTGATCACTCATTTGTTTTCTGAAGAAGGATATATACACATCCGTGAAGGGGAAAAATCCGACAGATTCCATGTACAGTCTTTTGGAACGACGATCGTTAAGACATTGCCGTTCAGTCTGGAACTGCTTGATTTTACCCTGCATCGTTATCCGGGTTCCGGCAGCCCGTCATCTTATGAGAGCGAATTGCGGGTATATACAAGGGAAAAAGTATTCGATGCATTGGTTTATATGAACCATACGCTGGATGTGGATGGTTACCGGTTTTTTCAGGCTTCATTCGATAAGGATGAAAAAGGAACCGTTCTCTCCGTCAATAAAGATGTATGCGGAAGAAGTGTTACTTATGCCGGTTATCTCCTTTTGTTTGCCGGCTTCATCCTTTGCTTTACAGGTAAAAACTCCCGTCTGCGGGTCCTTTTCCGGATGCTGAAAAAGACAACCGTAACAATCATTTTTGTTCTTTGTATTTTCCGGATGCACGTTTATGCTTCCGGCCAACCGGGATTGATTCCCGGAATAGAAAATTTCCCGGTCGACCGGGAACATGCCAAAGCTTTCGGAACACTTGCCCTGCAGTCATCTTATGGAAGAATTGTCCCTGTCAATACCTTTTCTTCGGAAATCCTACGAAAATTATATCATAGCGACCGGATCGGAGCTATGGATGCCGACCAGTTCCTGCTAAGCCTGTTGATCGTACCGGAGCTATGGAGTGAACAACCTTTGATCCATGTAACCAACAAGGAACTGATCCATTCGTTAAACCTTAGCGGGAAAAAATGTGCTTATGCGGACCTGTTCGACGCAAACGGGAATTATAAGCTGGAAGGATCAGTCAATCAGGTATATGGTAAGACTCCTACCGAACGGAGCAAACTGGATAAGGATCTGTTGAAATTAGACGAGAAGGCCAATATACTACTTCAATTATTTGACCTTCAATTACTCCATCTGTTTCCGGATGCCGGTCATCCGGACCATCCATGGTATTCTCCGGGTGACGACCTGTCGGTTTTTTCAGGCATGGATTCCGTGTTCGTTTCCCGGATCATGGGCTGGTATCTCATGGAAGTACGTAAAGCAACGCAAACAGGTGAATGGCAGCGTGCTGATGAGGTGCTGGAAATGATCTCGACCTACCAGTCGGCCAAATGCCGTCCCGGAGATATTGACAATAAAAAAATACAAGCTGAGCTGAAGTATAACCGGATGAATATTTTTTCGTTATCCAAACGGTTTTACCTAATGTCAGGAGTTTTTCTGCTCGTATTGGGATGCCTTTCATGGAACAGGAAATCCCGGTACCTGCTTGTCGGAAAATGGTTGTTAAGCGCGATAATCATTGCCTGTTTCCTGTTCCATACGTATGGAATATGTCTGCGTTGGTACATAGGGGAACATGCGCCGTTTTCCAATTCTTACGAAACCATGGTTTATGTGGGTTGGGCTACGGTGCTGGCAGGGCTCCTTTTCATCTCCCGTTCTACCGTCACACTGGCACTGGCTACCCTTTTCGGAGGTGTTATCCTTTTCGTGTCGGGCCTGAACTGGATGGATCCGCAGATTACCCCGCTGGTGCCGGTGCTCAAGTCACCATGGCTGATGTTCCATGTTGCAGTAATCGTTGCTGCCTACGGATTCATGGGGATCAGTTTTCTTATCGGCGCCACCAATCTGGGGATAATGACATTCGGGAACAAAAAGAACATTACTGTACTACAACGGATCGGGGAATTGAGCATCATCAATGAAATATCCCTACTGACCGGCTTGATACTGATGACAACTGGCACATTCCTCGGAGCCATTTGGGCCAATGAATCATGGGGGCGTTACTGGGGCTGGGATCCCAAAGAAACCTGGGCATTGGTTACGATTGTGGTATATGCCGTGGCAACCCACCTGAGAATGGCCAAACGTTACTATAACCTGTGGATATTCAACGTGCTGTCCGTATTCGCTTTTGCTTCCGTATTGATGACTTTTTTCGGGGTGAATTATTTCCTGAGCGGGATGCATTCCTACGGTTCCAACAGCAATGTGAATGCTATTTTTGTATACTTATATGTTGCCGGAGGGTTACTTCTATTGTTAAGCGTTGTTTCCTACCGGTCGTATAAAACACTTCACCCTGCGTCCGGTAAATCGGTCGATCCTGTTGTATCTCCTGATTCATCAACCATCAACCATAACCATATTTAA